Within the Coriobacteriia bacterium genome, the region GCCGCGGGGCGTAATGAAGGCAAGCTGGTGCCCCCTGACGGGCTCGAACCGTCGACCTTTCGCTCCGGAGGCGAACGCTCTAATCCGCTGAGCTAAGGGGGCATTGCGCAAGCGATGGTACCACAGGGATGGCGCCGCTGCCAGAACCAGGTGCAGGCGTCACAGAAATACATGCGCAGTGAGACAGAGGTAGACCGATATACAAAAAGACCCCCGCAATGCGAGGGTCTTAGAGGAGCTGGCTCCCCGAGTAGGGCTCGAACCTACAACAACTCGGTTAACAGCCGAGTGCTCTACCATTGAGCTATCGGGGAATGTCAAAAGGGAGGTATGCTCCCGGAGGAAAAGCAAGTGGCTCCCCGAGTAGGGCTCGAACCTACAACAACTCGGTTAACAGCCGAGTGCTCTACCATTGAGCTATCGGGGAATGCGGCGCTCAAACAGCGGTGATTAGTATAGACAAGCTGCCCTGCAACGCAAGCAGAAACTTCGGATATGGAGATGAGTCCATAAATTCGGAGACGTAGGCCTCCGAGAAAGAAGGCGGCCCGGGGGCGCATCGCTGCGTGCCCGGGCCGCGCGGAAGACGATAGGAATCGCGTCAGGAGCTTAGTCCTCCAGATAGTCTTTCAGCTTGCTGGAGCGGCTGGGATGGCGAAGCTTGGCCAGCGTCTTGCTCTCGATCTGACGGATGCGCTCGCGCGTGACGCCGAACTCCTTGCCGACCTCCTCGAGCGTGCGGGGATGGCCGTCCGTCAGGCCGAAACGCAGCTCGATGACCTTGCGCTCGCGCTCGGCCAGCGTGTCGAGCACCTGGTTGATCTGCTCCTGGAGCATGGAGAAGCTTGCGGCGTCGGGCGGCACGATAGCCTGGCCATCCTCGATGAAGTCTCCGAGCTGGGAGTCCTCCTCCTCGCCGATAGGCGTCTCCAGCGACACGGGCTCCTGCGAGATCTTCTGAATCTCGCGGACGCGGTCGGGCGTCATGTCCATCTCCTCGGCGATCTCCTCCGGAGTGGGGTCGCGGCCGAGGTCCTGCAGCAGCTTGCGCTGGACGCGCACGAGCTTGTTGATCGTCTCGACCATGTGCACGGGGATGCGGATCGTGCGGGCCTGGTCGGCGATGGCGCGCGTGATGGCCTGGCGGATCCACCACGTGGCGTACGTGGAGAACTTGAAGCCCTTCGTGTAGTCGAACTTCTCGACTGCGCGGATGAGGCCGAGGTTGCCTTCCTGGATGAGGTCGAGAAACAGCATGCCGCGGCCGACGTAGCGCTTGGCAATGGAGACGACGAGGCGCAGGTTTGCGCTGATGAGGCGCTGTTTGGCGTCGAGACCCACCTGCTCGACGCGGTTGAGGCGGCGCAGCTCGGCGCGGGGCAGCTCCTCGCCCGAGTCCTCGGCGTCGTCAAGGCGCTTCGTGGCCTCGAGACCCGCCTCGATCT harbors:
- the rpoD gene encoding RNA polymerase sigma factor RpoD → MKDVALSDELNASVEKLVLKGKTEGSITEDDIQIALADVDTDGDELEAVYDAIRAQGVDIKASGDAVDAEEEESFAEEEIEDEIDTSEAAVVDIELPKVTAPTKSRRKAHGRRNEPQAPVLLTGDPVRMYLKEIGKVDLLSASEEIDLAMKIEAGLEATKRLDDAEDSGEELPRAELRRLNRVEQVGLDAKQRLISANLRLVVSIAKRYVGRGMLFLDLIQEGNLGLIRAVEKFDYTKGFKFSTYATWWIRQAITRAIADQARTIRIPVHMVETINKLVRVQRKLLQDLGRDPTPEEIAEEMDMTPDRVREIQKISQEPVSLETPIGEEEDSQLGDFIEDGQAIVPPDAASFSMLQEQINQVLDTLAERERKVIELRFGLTDGHPRTLEEVGKEFGVTRERIRQIESKTLAKLRHPSRSSKLKDYLED